Genomic window (Pyrus communis chromosome 13, drPyrComm1.1, whole genome shotgun sequence):
ttcaaattatatcTTATAAATTatctttacaaaatattagctcaatcagaaatatttgaggcatgtaattgagttcaaagaaattgatgaataatatgttttaaaaacattgaaatttcataatGACAATTAAATGGAAAAATGATTTtgcattgaattgaattgaatttttacaagAATGATCTATTAGTCGGGACTTAtaaaatagacggttcagatAGTTAAAATTCGATATAGAGTGAGTCTCACAAttagtccctttttttttttttgaaaaaattcttCCCTTAAAGAGCCTGATTGTATACATATTTCATAATTTGAACACATATActcttgaaattgacccaccctattatatatgttttttgatttaaaaaatcaataagTATCGTGCCAAAATATTGGTGACGTAAATCAATATGACTCGCAATATGAacacaaatatttttgttgttgcaCGTCTCACAATATGACTTCACTCTTGTGGAAAAGTTTAGGTTGCAaaacatttttatatttattgaaCCATATTAAAGAAATTTATTTGAATATCGAGAAAATATTGTATTTTCTCATTAAAGGAATGTATTCATTTAGATCCTAATGCAATAACTGGCAAATCGCAACGATACtagaaaagagaaatgctaaaaagATATTTTTAAAGTGAAACTTTCAATAGACTCTttgtcatctcatattttttggACAATATTTCTAATGTTTACaagaaaattaacgttaaattatgAGGTGGCAGTTAGAGTCTTACTTTAAAAGAGTTTCTTCCAGGCCCATATTTTTCAGGTACCATATtctttggaaaagaaaattgttcaTTTTTCTCCCAAATcatagctagctagctagggtAGGAGACTTGTTCATAGTGGTGCCACATactcacttttatttttcacaccctctttgttaatttttgttttttgatattttttaattcttacgATCCGATCAtcaaaaaatatgagaaatacgttataagtaaaaatgagtgtgcataaacaaaattttgttttgttttctttagaaAGACGTGCAAACAACATGCTAAAATATTCTAAACATTTTCCACAGGAAAATGACAGAATGAGAGCGTGGAACATGTAGCGGAGGGCATAATGGTAAATGTGGAGGGGCATAATAGTAAAAGTACTCTAATTGGAAGATGAAAACGAGGGGGGGAATACAGAAACAAAGGAATCGAGTCGAATCAATCGCTTTGAGAATTCAGAAGGAGCGAGTCAGAAACAGAAGACTCAGTCACCGATTTCTGATGACTCAGTGGCCGATTCTCTATGACTCTGACCGCTCAGTGCCACTTTAACCACACGCGGGGCTCGCGATTCAACATGGCGGGCCACCATTGGGCCACGTCTACGTGACGTGGGGCCAGCCATGTCCCTTCATACAGATTTTATATTCGCTCGGTGCCACTTTAGACAATATGCCAAAACAAAATTCCACAGATGTAAATAGAACGGAGGGATTCGTGAATTGGGGAAGTTAGGAATATGAAAAACGTGAACTGATAATGAGATTAAAGATTGAAATGTGTGTTGTATGTATTTTGTAATTTGTATATTTTAGTAAACATATGAAATTAGGAACAAAAGTTTGAAATTGGAATTTCAGTACAATTCGAAGTAAATAAACATgctattaatttctttttcactttccaGTCAAACTTGTTGCTAGGTCCCCTTTGTGTTTGTGAATGTCACGATCTTAGACAATTACAAGATCTTGTATCTGATTTTTCTATCTTTTAGTATCGTTTATGTAAAGAAACGGAAGTGATTTCACATGTCCATTTTATCACCTATACATCCTTACTTATTAATTGACTTTAAATTGAATAAGTGAAATGAGAATTAAGAGGCATAAATAACCAAAAGTATGCAAAGAAGAAAGAGTGTGCGAAAATTATTTCCGTAACAAAAAATTCTGAACTTTGGGTTAAATTCTTTAGTCCAATAATTTGTCTTACTTTGTACATAAGCCCATAACTTGTTCTGCGTTCTGGGAGCTATCCACAATGAGCTTAAGCCCATATTCGACGCACTGTGTAAAAGATCCAATCCCCAATCTTAATCCAGTtctgcttttggaacccaattCTGGGTTCTCATTTAGAATTGCAACAAGTGGAAAGTGATTTGGTTCTTTTGCTTTCTCCAAGTACACGAGCAATTCTAATGCAAACCCACTAAGCAATCCCTTTTCTTTTGATGGCTCAACAACCTCAAACTTATTATAAAATACTCTAATATACAggataaaaaatttaagttcaGATGCAAATGAGCGGGCACATTGTTTTAGCCTAACTAGTCTAAACTATGTTTGCTAAGGTCATCTCCTATGGTTGGCCAAATGGCTCATTGTAAtctatttttgacaaaaatccaTCTCTAATGTGGGTTAAAGGGAATgcgtcacttagtactacagtctaataatattcttcttcacttataagtgagaggtcttatgttcgattctcaccaaaggcaaCTTTGAACctcattattgctagtctattgtaAGGCTAAACTCACCCCTCTCAATGagtgtaaataaaaaaaaatgtgggctAAATGAAATCTTGAAAAAAGACTCCCAGCTCAGCTAAATGTAGCTTGGTTGGAGGCCCGAGCCATCACTGTTGGTGTTGGCTAGGCTCACCAAAGACAACTTTGAACctcattattgctagtctattgtgaggttAAACTCACTCCTCTTAATTagtgtaaataaaaaaaaaaagtgggctaAATGAAATCTTGAAAAAAGACTCCCAGCTCAGCTAAATGTAGCTTGGTTGGAGGCCCGAGCCACCACTGTTGGTGTTGGCTCGGCTCACCACGTGCAAAAGATTCAAGGAGCAACTGGGAGGCGCGGATCTGGTGTGATGCAAATATCAGCATATCTCTCTGCTCTCTTCAGTTTCTTTCTCTATCCTCTTATCTCCGTTCGATCTTGTTGTGGCCCATCACGTGCAAAATAATCAGAAAATAAGGCACACCAtaggaagaaagagaaaaatgcaacgaatCCCACCACAAAAAATTCATATTATTAAGTCCAAATTGATTTCAGAGTGTTTTAATCAAAAGAACTATGAGAAAATTACGTATAGCCCTGCATCActgaatataaaaaatatagcaCTGCAGTATTCATCAAAACATTCATATGTTAGTAGGCTAAAAATGGCATAGGGGGCTACACTTAGCCAAACTATCGGAAATGGACTAGAATTTCATCCCCTCCTTTTTTCATCATCTTCCCTCCCCTCTTTTcacattctttattttatctttctttttttgtgaaaaattaatacaagatgttgacgtggtttaaccatgACCATTCAAATAAGATGGAAAGGaaaaggagggaaaaaaaaagggaagagaatcctactccatcAGAAATGGCCTAATTGACCAACCatgcaaaaaaattcaaactagATTGGAAGTGGCACCTCCAACATGTGTGGATTGGAGTAATTTTCAATTTCGTATTGTTTCAAAATCAAAGTAAAGAACATGTTCAATGGAGAACATAAGGAATATGCAGCAGTTCTTCTCAACCTTCTCATGTTGGCCAACATAGGATATGCATTTTGAGTATTTCTTTCAACCTTTCTATTTTTAGGGCAAACTTAAACCACTACAACAGTCTACTGCCTTATTGGTTGCTAGTTGTAGTGGTTCTTCGCCTCACTATCGGAACCCATTTCACATTGTTCCCAACACTTAGGTCAGTCTCTATTGGCTAGGGAAACTTCAGGTGAAACAAGGCACTTCCTTAAACAACCACTATGAGATTTGGTGGCTGTAGCTAGAAGAGTTTActacaaaacagaaacttttCATGGCCAATGTTTGTGGCTACTGCACTTTCTTTTTGTTCAATATTTGGGACATTGAATTGACACAAAAGTTCGGTTGGATCCCCGGTTAAATGGCGGACTGGCCGGTGGTGATCGACCGGCCATCGAGGTCCCGCCCAGCCAAAATGGTTTGAGGAATTTTCTAGATGGTATTGGAGTTGTTGGAGTCCCCATTCAGTCGTTTAGAAGTTCCCATGTCACATGTTGTTGATGCTGGTGTTAATATTCTAACAGGGATTCTGCTGTATACGCTTCTAGTTAGTAGATTATTAGAGTAATGACAGACGAGAATATTTGAAGGATATATAAGCAGGAAACTTTTAACATATACTTCTAGTTTTAGCAATCTTTGTGCCACTCATTTTCATAAGCATTCTCTCTTTTCCACTGCTTTACAATACTTAGGTTAAGTTTGAGCTTTGCAATATTAAAGGAGATTAGCAAATCTAACTTTCTGTTGCATATAATATATGAAACGAGAGATTTGATCCATACCAGCAGGTTGATTCTCGCTTCCTCTTTCACACTATAGCATGTAGTCAAAGAAGTCGAAACAGATGCTATATAGccggataaaaaaaatttccagtACAACTTCCATAACATATAAAACTCAGTTAAAACATACAGATAATATGATTAGTCATATTCCATTTACTGTTTTAACAGATAATATGATTAATCATATTCCATTTACACCTCCTAATTACGTACATTATGATTAGTAATATGAACAGTCATATTCCCTTAAATAGCCGGTGGGCGGTGAGGAATAATCTTGACATATTTAGATGATTAAGATTAGCATACTAATGTTCTCCTTGACGAAACGCTACCAGGGAAAAGCTACATTCTatgaaaattaagaataataatCAGATGATTATACCCCTTCGCGGTGATGTTGAGATGATGAATATGTGTTGTAATTCTCATTCAAAAAGTAAACCTAACACTCCCACAATTAGCTTCATAAAAGCTAGTTGCTCAGACCCCTACCCAAAAATAAAGAATCAGATTCCTAACATCATCTACTGAAAATTGGCATATGGAAATATACACCTATGGAAGATATTTATGCCTTACACCAAAAGCATGAGCATATATAAAGATGAAATGTTTATTGTTAGcctgtgtttttattttaattttttttgtgtctttCATTTTTTAGAGGATTCGTTTATGTGACAGATGCTCCAGTCAGAATATGCGTTTATGACATAACCTTAGGGCAAAAGAGGTAAAATAAAACCTATGAAGACTTggaaaagactcaaagaaaagaGATTGAGTACTTGGAATTAACGGAAAACTTAGCTCAAATCCGAGCAGAGTGGAGTTCTAGGGTTCATACAGTCAACCTCACTTAGTGAGATATagttttattgttgttgttttgtatcttttgtttttttagagGTAAGGTTTGTGTTTTCAGACTAAGTGCaacttcttttttcattttaataagATATCCCCacatacttttatttattttaataagcaTTTTTCAAGTTCAACAAGGGGAAACCTAGATGTGTTGGCAATATCAATGCGTGGGAGTAATTAAACAGTGGACTGCTAGGACCACACCCAATTGAGAAACCCTAATAGCCACCCAATTTGTCTCTGAAAAATTATAGCCACGCATATTTTCATGATCAGGCATTCAGGTGGCTCAGAAAGGAAACCTAAGCTACAGGGCAACTACGTACATAGAATGATATGGCCACACCAGTACGTTAATAGTACCAGTCAGACGATTCTAGTCGAAAGGCGAAGCATCTCAGTCCAGCACTGAAAGCTCAATGCCAGAAGAAATCACATGAACTTTGATGGGGAAATTTGGATAGCCTTGTTAAATTCGACCTAAGAAATTAAGCAAAGGTTTTCCATGATTAGGGAGTAGATAAAGAATTGATCCTTGGAGATTAGTTTAAGACACAATGGCCTCATCTGTTACACCGACTACCACGTTGAGGACggatccaaattttttttttcatgaggCGACTTTGAACAATAAAATATGGTTTAACAAGCAATAACACTAGAATGTCAATACTTTTCTTAAACTTCGGTTAGTATAGTTAGTCGTTCAAACACATTAAATGACACATCATATATTCATGAAATATGTTGCTACTACAGTATTACTCTAAAGTTATCAAATATGTTACATATCTTCCTTAGTTCACTAAAATCGTCACTTGGGAAATACAAGTAAATATACAACTAAAAGGTCAGTTAATTATATTtcatatgtgtatatatttgtgaGTATGTTGTACATATATATCTTCTTTACATATGTAAACTTAGAAGTATGTAGAATTCTGTCTCCGAGTTTGTTTGTATGCGTGTGGTGGGGGGCTGCCCCATTGAGCCTTAGTTGTCTCTGTACATGCACAACATGGTGGTATTAGTCCATTCATTATAATTTCTAACACGTGTATCCACTAATTTTAGCTATATCCCAAGTTAATTGAATATTAGCACCGTTGTTTACTCATATTATAACATGTGAATTAATAATTGCACGTATCAGTGTGATGATCAGACACTGAGCAATTGTTCTTCATTAGGGTAAGTGATTTTGAATGGCGTGGATGTAGGGCATGCCCTGAAAAGCTACAGTTTAGCTTTATCTTCTAGACCTTCAAGAACATCATGAGATTAAGACCCTCATTTATTTTGTCTATCCCACTTGCATTTAGTTTTGTACTCCATCTTGTGATATATCAATATTACATATCTTGACAAGAACAGGATGCATGTTTTGGTCGGGCAAATCACCTAACTCCACACATGACTCCCAATTAATTTGCACATCATCTCTATCTCCCGTTTTTACAATCAGCTTCTTACACTTGTATGTACTGAGCTTCAAAGCAGCAATGTCTATGTCAATTCAGAACATATTAGAAGATCAATATTGCTTTGGTATTTGGACTGGGGGAGTATATTTGGCTCCCGTTTTACCTtcactttccctttttttctcaaattttttagGGGTAGAAGCTGCCAACTCTGTCGTTTAATGGTTCAAAAGGTTGGGGAGAATGAGTAGTCCTTTTCCTGAAGTCTAGACCTTTCTCCTATATGTCTACCACCACTTTCCCAGTCTATAAATATGGCCCCCTTCTATCACTGCCAACGTACTAGTGTTTTTTCGTGTCCACGCAGTCCAGTAACCCTTCCCCTTTCCTTTCCGAAAAAGAGTCCAAGAAGCTTTGAAAACGAGATGGTGAGTTTCAAGTGAAGTTTTTTAACTGTCTTAGTCCTCGGTTTATTTACTGTTATGGACTGACTTTGTTTCGGCTATGATTGTAGGATGAGGCGCGGCATTCGGACATATGGGTAGGCTACGTAGATTGGAGGAACCGACCTGCCAAACAAGGCTGTCATGGCGGCATGATTGCTGCTTCCTTCGTCTTAGGTTAGTAAGTAAGCCTTAGATCACTGAATCCGCAAGAACATTTTGCTAACTTTTGATATGTtgcatattttaaatatatagaGAATGTGGCATGAATATTTCTAACTTTGTTGTGTTGCAAACTTTAGCGGTGGAGATACTGGAGAACCTTGCTTTCCTGGCCAATGCAAGCAACCTTGTGCTTTATCTTTCTAAATTCATgcattttactccatccacttCCGCCAACATTGTAACTGATTTCATGGGCACGGCCTTCCTCCTTGCTCTCCTTGGCGGCTTTCTAGCCGACGCTTTTTTCACCACCTATTACATCTTTTTGATAAGTGCTGCTATAGAATTCATGGTAAGTTTCCAACAAACATTCGGATCCTAACTCTCTCCGCCATCCATCACTTCATAAAATCGGGTTTTAACAGTTTCATACTAAACAATCCTCAATAATTGCACTCGAAAGCATTTCGTTTTAAATTGCTGTCACAGATCAGCAGCTAGGGTTATGCAAGAAAATCCTTGTTGTCGATGTGGGACTCACGATTGAAATATCAACGTAGCCGCGTATAATTTTATTTGTCCAACATAAAGGAATTAATTTTTCAAGTTAAGCATAATAAATATTGAATACAAAGATCATTATCGGtattgttttgttgtaaaaCGATACCTTTATACACAGATGTAATTAACTAGACTCATTACTAATTTGGACTGATGGAGCAGGGCCTACTGATTCTCACAATCCAAGCTCAGATACCATCACTAAAACCACCACCCTGCGTTTCAGTGAGCACCAAAAGTCCATGCCAAGAAGTTCATGGCGCAAGAACAGCGATGTTATTTGCAGGCCTCTATCTGGTGGCGCTCGGAGTTGGAGGAATAAAAGGCTCTCTTCCACCGCACGGGGCTGAGCAGTTTGACGAGACAACACAACAAGGCAGGAAGCAGAGATCTGCATTCTTCAACTACTACGTTTTCTGTCTCTCTTGTGGCGCTCTTGTTGCTACTACTTTCGTGGTGTGGATCGAAGACAACAAGGGCTGGCAATGGGGTTTAGGGATTTCCACCGCAACAATACTCATCTCCATACCACTCTTCCTCCTTGGATCTCCAAAATACAGGACTAAAATTCCTGCAGGAAGTCCAATTACAACCATTTTCAAGGTATAAATTCTGAGAAAAATCGTTATATCTTTTTGACAGGGCAATATTCTAATTTACTAGTTTTTTTGGAACTTGACTAACTGATTTAATCCACATCTGCAAAACAGGTCTTTAGATAAAACAATTTCAATTTGCATCGTCTGATCATTGCTAAACAAAGCTGCATTTTTTTATCCAACAGGTTCTAGCTGCAGCAATTTGGAATGCCTGCAAAGCTAGAAAACCGAGCAACACTGTCACGAACATGCCTGTTACCCCATCTTGTATGAATGAACCTATTGAGGGAGACGAGCAGACGTGTCAAACTCCAACCGAAAGCCTCAAGTTCCTTAACTTAGCAGTGACTACTAGGCCTGTCCATCCAATGCTGCAATGTACTGTAAAGCAAGTTGAAGAGGTTAAAATAGTGCTAAGAATTCTCCCTATACTAATGTCTACAATAATGTTAAACTGCTGCCTTGCTCAACTCTCCACTTTCTCGGTGCAACAAGCTGCCACGATGAATACTAATCTCGGATCCTTGAAGGTTCCACCCGCTTCTCTCCCGGTCTTCCCTGTCCTCTTCATCATGATTCTTGCCCCCATATACAACCACGCAATCCTCCCATTTACGAGAAAATTAACCAACACTGAAATGGGGATCACTCATTTACAAAGAATTGGAACTGGACTAGTATTTTCAATCATTGCCATGGCGGTGGCTGCTCTGGTGGAAATCAAGAGGAAGAAAGTCGCAACTAAACACGGGCTACTAGAATCCACCGAACCTCTGCCCATCACATTCCTATGGGTGGCTTTGCAGTACTTGTTTCTCGGCTCCGCGGATCTTTTCACATTGGCTGGCATGATGGAGTTTTTCTTCACAGAAGCTCCAATGAGCATGAGATCATTGGCCACGGCACTCTCTTGGACCTCACTCGCCATTGGATACTACCTCAGCTCCGTGCTCGTGTCCATAGTCAACGGCATCACGGGCGCATATAGGCACACACCATGGCTAGTTGGCAACAACTTGAATCATTATCACCTTGAGAGGTTCTACTGGTTGACGTGTGTCTTAAGTGGACTCAACTTTCTGTACTATCTCTTATGGGCGAGCCGCTACGAATACAGATCAATGGGGTCTGAAGATCACTCGGaggaaaatcaaaatcaaatcctcAAGAATTAAACAGAGTTCCATGACTtatcatacatacatatatatgtatatgtgtgagTGGTATCAATATTTATGATTCAATCTTGCAAATGTATTATCTCTCAAGGTTTCGGCTTGCTTTGAGAATCGAAAAGATATGAACTTGCGCTGGTTTCTTCATCAAATCAATTGAACTTGTGTCCCACTGTTGAGTGATCTCCagtaaataaaatttccaactAATTTGTTGGAGAAATTGATTACCAAATGTGGCAGACCGAGTAAGGCATGTTACTTGACACCAAGTAATTTGATCAAACAGATGATATCCTtggattaaaaaatcaaaatcttattttgGGTCTGTAATCATATCGTAAaataattcaattcaatttttctttttcttaaaaaaaacgGAAATCTAAAAGACAAATGGGTTGTGGATCGAAAAACCTCAAATAAGATAAGAGTTGTGTTATCCATACACCATTTTTTCATatctcttgttaatttctgtcatttgatcttcttcaattcaataGATCCGATGATTGAAAATTAgaaggatgtgtgagaagtaaaaatggtgtgtgaatatcacaccctaTAACAGAACTATTCAAAAACCGTTACCAAGCCACAAGATCAATAAATCATGTAGAGATCAATCCACAACAGCCAGATTTTGATACCCCTCACCGGATATGGCAACTTTCATGACCTGTTCGGGGTCAACATCCCCGTCATTGTCCAAGAAGCACTCGACAAAGTCCTCGGAGTTCCCTCTCATAGCGGTCACCCCAACATTCTCGTCGCATCTTAGGTCCCAAAACACTGTGTGGAACCATATCCCCGTACCCTTTCTCCTTAAAATTTCTCTGTATAGCCTCCTAATCGGTCCTCCAGCTACGGTCGGAAGCATCATCGAAGTCTTGGTCACTGGTGAACAGATACAGCTTCTTGATCATTTGCTCTGGCTTCGAGTTCGCATTCACTGCCATTTCCAGAATCAAATCAAACACCTTTTGAAAATTAGCGTTACGGTGCCAGCCCTTATTGTCCATCCTCATCAACCTGCACTTGGATTTAAGATCATCACCTTGTACTAAAAGTATCTGCGGGTTTCGACTAAAAGTGAAGACCTTTCCTTTCCACGTCAATTTCAGTTAAACCTAAGCTATACTAGATGTTCATGGCATGCGATGTAATTTGGATTGAACTGATGAATTTGACTCTTCCATGTGATAGTCACGTGAGTTTGGGTTTAGTGCATTAATTAAAGTTTGAAAAGGTATAAATGTTTGatcaaaacaatataaaatttaaGCAACTTATTATTAGTGTCACATTGATAcatattattattagcactgttctaaaaatcccctcctagcgccgcctaggcgctaggtggTTGGACACCACCCTGATTAATGTctagacatttgaaaattaagaaagtgtgCCTAGACCTGCTGAGGTGCCCGCCTAGACCACCTAGTCACCCGCTTAACCCACCTAGACCCGCCTAGGTCGCGACTCAATTAGACAGACAATAtataactttaattttgcattttatttttttttcaataaattgtaagttgtttgttgcatacttaaatgaacacacattatatcctTGGTCCCCATGTTTTctttatgttccaatacttcataatatatgtcattctattttgtagtttataatcaaattatatatatattttaagtataaacaaacacttatttacacgaaacataataaatttacttaaatcctcCTAATCCGCCTAGACCCCAGCCCGCCGTACGACTAGCTCCTActgttttttagaaccttgattatTAGCACTAATTATGTGATGAAATGTTGAAGAGAACTGAAATTCTAAACACAAAGTGTGCAGCTGTTTCCTCTAACCCAATAAAAACAAAGGGCTTCCGCTGTCTTCCGGCTTTCATGAATTCAACAGCTCCTCTTTCCTaccgctgctgctgctgctcggCTTTCTTCTGTAGAAATATCATAATCAAATGCATATGTCAATATCCTCTTCCTCGTTCTCTTTGCGTCTCTGTTGTCAGGGCCTTCTACAATATCTTAGAGAACCTCGAGGTGGTCTGTAAGATCCACAAACAATCCTGCGACGGACATGACACTGTGCGCTAGCGTTTTGCGGTGGTTTGGTGAAGCCAAAATGCCTCCGTA
Coding sequences:
- the LOC137713900 gene encoding protein NRT1/ PTR FAMILY 4.6-like, whose translation is MDEARHSDIWVGYVDWRNRPAKQGCHGGMIAASFVLAVEILENLAFLANASNLVLYLSKFMHFTPSTSANIVTDFMGTAFLLALLGGFLADAFFTTYYIFLISAAIEFMGLLILTIQAQIPSLKPPPCVSVSTKSPCQEVHGARTAMLFAGLYLVALGVGGIKGSLPPHGAEQFDETTQQGRKQRSAFFNYYVFCLSCGALVATTFVVWIEDNKGWQWGLGISTATILISIPLFLLGSPKYRTKIPAGSPITTIFKVLAAAIWNACKARKPSNTVTNMPVTPSCMNEPIEGDEQTCQTPTESLKFLNLAVTTRPVHPMLQCTVKQVEEVKIVLRILPILMSTIMLNCCLAQLSTFSVQQAATMNTNLGSLKVPPASLPVFPVLFIMILAPIYNHAILPFTRKLTNTEMGITHLQRIGTGLVFSIIAMAVAALVEIKRKKVATKHGLLESTEPLPITFLWVALQYLFLGSADLFTLAGMMEFFFTEAPMSMRSLATALSWTSLAIGYYLSSVLVSIVNGITGAYRHTPWLVGNNLNHYHLERFYWLTCVLSGLNFLYYLLWASRYEYRSMGSEDHSEENQNQILKN